In Plasmodium sp. gorilla clade G2 genome assembly, chromosome: 5, one genomic interval encodes:
- a CDS encoding apicoplast TIC22 protein, which yields MCFLLFICLYLARGIYCLKTFKGLSSDINSIYLRNNVHKKKRVIDCNLCMLKNKWRLSFWKKRYDERPIEEKLEVIPVFLITNYNSSPYIFQENEKQVCYMFLCPYDAENMINDMIKYNGMKYNGNIKIHNITMKKAYELIKEFLQLEKMEGNNDDSKKKQNIYWKLISSKRQLQNALYYLSFTKKSELMYPVFYAENLYIQKDGINIIPLFFDLEDLKEAIEHHKDQTLSKGNYKIKVLNMVDLIFTVRIKKKKKKKLNK from the coding sequence atgtgCTTCCTTCTTTTCATTTGCCTATATTTAGCAAGAGGtatatattgtttaaaaACATTTAAGGGTTTATCGAGTGATAttaatagtatatatttaagaaataatGTGCATAAGAAAAAGAGAGTAATTGATTGTAATTTATGTATGTTGAAGAATAAATGGCGTTTATCTTTTTGGAAGAAAAGATATGATGAAAGGCCCATTGAAGAAAAGCTAGAAGTGATACCTGTTTTCTTGATAACAAATTATAATAGTTCaccatatatatttcaagaAAATGAGAAACAAGTGTGTTATATGTTTCTGTGTCCATATGATGCTGAAAATATGATTAatgatatgataaaatataatggtATGAAGTATAatggtaatataaaaattcataACATAACAATGAAGAAGGcatatgaattaataaaGGAATTTTTACAATTAGAAAAAATGGAAggaaataatgatgattcaaaaaaaaaacaaaatatttattggaAGCTTATATCATCAAAAAGACAATTACAGAATGctctatattatttatctttTACAAAGAAAAGCGAATTAATGTATCCTGTTTTTTATGcagaaaatttatatattcaaaaggatggaataaatattattcctttattttttgacCTTGAAGATTTAAAAGAAGCTATTGAACATCACAAGGATCAAACCTTATCAAAAGGAAATTACAAAATTAAGGTGCTCAATATGGTGGATTTAATATTTACGgtaagaattaaaaaaaaaaaaaaaaaaaaattaaataaataa